One genomic segment of Mycolicibacterium gilvum includes these proteins:
- a CDS encoding cytochrome P450 — MSRDRGHGWATLRDLGPVLYGDGWFYLTRREDVLAALRNPEVFSSRIAYDDMISPVPLVPLGFDPPEHTRYRHILHPFFSPQTLAALLPSLQAQVADIVEEIARRDRCEVMAELATPYPSQVFLTLFGLPLQDRERLIAWKDAIIAFSLTTDPSSVDLKPAVELYTYLSEAVAAQRDDPREGVLSHLLHGDDPLTDNEAVGLSLVFVLAGLDTVTSAIGATMLELARRPELRGALREDPEGIAVFVEEMIRLEPAAPIVGRVTTRPVTVAGVTLPAGSEVRLCLGAINRDGTDEHSGDDLVLDGKLHKHWGFGGGPHRCLGSHLARMELKLVVSEWLSRIPDFDLEPGYVPEITWPSATCTLTGLPLRILR, encoded by the coding sequence ATGTCCCGCGACCGCGGCCACGGCTGGGCCACGCTGCGCGACCTCGGGCCCGTGCTCTATGGCGACGGCTGGTTCTACCTGACCCGCCGCGAGGATGTCCTTGCCGCACTGCGCAATCCGGAGGTCTTCTCGTCGCGCATCGCCTACGACGACATGATCAGCCCGGTGCCGCTGGTTCCGTTGGGCTTCGACCCGCCCGAACACACCAGGTACCGCCACATCCTGCATCCGTTCTTCAGCCCCCAGACCCTCGCTGCGCTGCTGCCGTCCCTGCAGGCCCAGGTGGCCGACATCGTCGAGGAGATCGCGCGGCGGGACCGGTGCGAGGTGATGGCCGAGCTGGCGACCCCGTACCCGTCGCAGGTGTTCCTCACGTTGTTCGGGCTGCCGCTGCAGGACCGCGAACGCCTGATCGCGTGGAAGGACGCGATCATCGCGTTCAGCCTGACCACCGATCCGTCCAGCGTGGACCTGAAGCCGGCCGTCGAGCTGTACACCTACCTGAGCGAAGCCGTTGCGGCGCAGCGGGATGATCCGCGCGAGGGCGTCCTGTCACACCTGCTGCACGGCGACGATCCGCTCACCGACAACGAGGCTGTCGGCCTGTCGCTGGTGTTCGTCCTGGCGGGCCTGGACACCGTCACGTCGGCCATCGGCGCGACGATGCTCGAACTCGCCCGCCGGCCCGAGCTGCGCGGCGCCCTGCGCGAAGACCCCGAGGGGATCGCGGTCTTCGTCGAGGAGATGATCCGGCTGGAACCGGCGGCACCGATCGTCGGACGTGTCACGACCCGGCCCGTCACCGTCGCGGGCGTCACGTTGCCGGCCGGCTCGGAAGTCCGGCTGTGTCTGGGTGCGATCAACCGCGACGGCACCGACGAGCACTCGGGCGACGACCTCGTGCTCGACGGAAAACTGCACAAGCACTGGGGTTTCGGCGGCGGGCCGCACCGATGCCTGGGATCCCATCTGGCCAGGATGGAACTCAAGCTCGTCGTGTCCGAATGGCTTTCGCGGATACCGGATTTCGATCTCGAGCCGGGGTACGTCCCCGAGATCACCTGGCCGTCGGCGACGTGCACCTTGACCGGACTGCCGCTGAGGATCCTGCGGTGA
- a CDS encoding cytochrome P450 has product MSAAPPSVFDAGLPTLDYDITDTPQQIRPQFCAAQQVAPIALGPIGPEVLSYPLARTVLGDPRFGIPPGIHLAAHGITSGELWDRVTRSILCMEGDEHRRLRSLVSRAFTPRATAKMDQTISEVITDLIDAVSDSGACEFVDQVARPYPIPVICALFGAPREDWELFSTWAQDIFKIVSFDIDLAAEEPTVLRAWDEFDAYIDDMIARRRTHLTTDLLSELIRAEDGGDRLDAGEVRMLAFSILIAGTDTTRTQLAASMQVLCDHHDQFALLRDRPELAMRAVEETMRHSPSMCSTVRTATEDVAIGEYTIPAGTFLVVNTFAANRDPVIYDEPDRFDITRDDPPPILTFGGGAHYCLGANLARRELSEALKILACRMPDARVSGPAPWRPLLGMSGPTRLPLEFGR; this is encoded by the coding sequence GTGAGCGCGGCGCCGCCGAGCGTGTTCGACGCCGGACTGCCGACGCTGGACTACGACATCACCGACACCCCGCAGCAGATCCGTCCGCAGTTCTGCGCCGCACAGCAGGTCGCGCCGATCGCGCTGGGGCCGATCGGGCCCGAGGTGCTGTCCTACCCGTTGGCCCGAACGGTACTGGGCGACCCCAGATTCGGGATCCCGCCGGGGATCCACCTCGCCGCGCACGGCATCACCTCGGGAGAGCTGTGGGACCGGGTCACCCGCAGCATCCTGTGCATGGAAGGCGACGAACACCGCCGGTTGCGCAGCCTGGTGTCCCGGGCGTTCACCCCCCGCGCCACAGCGAAGATGGACCAGACCATCTCCGAGGTGATCACCGATCTGATCGACGCGGTGAGTGATTCCGGCGCTTGTGAATTCGTCGACCAGGTCGCCCGGCCGTACCCGATCCCGGTGATCTGCGCGCTGTTCGGCGCTCCCCGGGAGGACTGGGAACTGTTCTCGACATGGGCTCAGGACATCTTCAAGATCGTCAGCTTCGACATCGACCTCGCCGCCGAGGAGCCGACGGTGCTGCGGGCGTGGGACGAATTCGACGCCTACATCGACGACATGATAGCCCGCAGACGCACACATCTGACGACCGACCTGCTGTCCGAACTGATCCGCGCCGAAGACGGCGGCGACCGACTCGACGCCGGAGAGGTCCGCATGCTGGCATTCAGCATCCTGATCGCCGGAACCGACACCACCAGGACGCAACTGGCCGCCTCGATGCAGGTGCTGTGCGACCATCACGACCAGTTCGCACTGTTGCGTGACCGTCCCGAACTCGCCATGCGTGCCGTCGAGGAGACCATGCGCCACTCGCCGTCGATGTGCAGCACCGTCCGCACCGCCACCGAAGATGTGGCCATCGGTGAGTACACCATTCCCGCGGGGACCTTCCTCGTCGTGAACACCTTTGCCGCCAACCGGGACCCGGTGATCTACGACGAGCCGGACCGCTTCGACATCACCCGCGACGATCCCCCGCCCATCCTGACCTTCGGAGGTGGGGCCCACTACTGTCTCGGAGCGAACCTCGCCCGCCGGGAACTCTCGGAGGCACTGAAGATCCTCGCGTGCAGAATGCCGGACGCCCGCGTGTCCGGACCTGCCCCCTGGCGCCCCCTGCTCGGAATGAGCGGGCCCACCCGGCTACCTCTGGAGTTCGGCCGATGA